A window of the Procambarus clarkii isolate CNS0578487 chromosome 19, FALCON_Pclarkii_2.0, whole genome shotgun sequence genome harbors these coding sequences:
- the okr gene encoding DNA repair and recombination protein RAD54-like isoform X1, whose protein sequence is MRRSHAPSQLLKRNFDNGFAVGPQVAIGHSESKKRKASEVEGPGLPISPYRAPLLPIVNTPSVTPAGTASSHENFIRTILAKPFKIPIPNYISQGFRSLGVRRSGVRRPLHDPDEPNALVLFRPATLSAHEKLTTNLEKQEVAVVVDPMLAAVLRPHQREGVKFMYDCVTGKQIEENYGCIMADEMGLGKTLQCITLMWTLLRQGPDSRPSIDKTVVVAPSSLVKNWYNEINKWLKGQLNALAIDSGTKEQIDSNLKGFMATYGRRPVNPVLIISYETFRMHAHVLHQGEVGLVLCDEGHRLKNCENQTYQALMGLKAKRRVLLSGTPIQNDLLEYFSLVHFVNSGILGTAQEFRKKYERAILRSRDADASDKDHEIGKEKLEELIAIVSRCIIRRTNDILSKYLPVKIEHVVCCPMTSLQQDMYLKFINSSAVKKQISGVDGRLGNTALAAITSMKKLCNHPDLLWEKVKAREPGYGELDSLYPPGHNPKHLKPELSGKIAVLDTLLALIRSSSDDKVVLISNYTQTLDLFQQLAALRNYPYVRLDGSMSIKKRSKIVDKFNDPTGGDFIFMLSSKAGGCGLNLIGANRLVMFDPDWNPANDDQAMARVWRDGQKKKCFIYRLLATGSIEEKIFQRQAHKKALSSCVVDCEEDVQRHFSVSELRELFIFNQNTMSDTHDKFKCRRCVNGIQVKLPPEDADCNCDLSLWHHCQDKKGLEDPILRQCWPSGISFVFYQRSHEQKKVP, encoded by the exons ATG CGCCGCAGCCATGCCCCGAGTCAGTTACTCAAGCGGAACTTTGACAATGGATTCGCAGTTGGTCCTCAAGTGGCCATTGGCCATTCAGAATCTAAGAAGCGAAAAGCGTCAGAGGTGGAGGGACCAGGACTGCCTATTTCTCCATATAGGGCTCCTCTTCTACCAATTGTAAACACTCCTTCGGTCACTCCAGCAGGAACAGCGTCTTCCCAC GAGAACTTTATCCGGACAATTCTCGCCAAGCCATTCAAGATTCCCATCCCTAATTACATAAGTCAAGGATTTCGTAGCCTGGGGGTTCGCCGGAGTGGTGTCCGACGACCACTTCATGATCCAGATGAACCAAATGCTCTGGTTCTCTTTCGTCCTGCCACCTTGTCTGCACATGAGAAGCTTACAACCAACCT AGAGAAGCAAGAAGTAGCAGTTGTTGTGGATCCAATGCTAGCAGCTGTTCTACGTCCTCACCAGCGTGAG GGTGTCAAATTTATGTACGACTGTGTCACAGGGAAACAAATAGAAGAAAATTATGGGTGTATTATGGCTGATGAGATGGGGTTGGGGAAGACTCTACAGTGCATCACCCTGATGTGGACACTGCTGAGGCAGGGCCCAGACTCTCGACCCAGCATAGATAAGACTGTAGTGGTTGCTCCCTCCAGCTTAGTAAAG AACTGGTACAATGAGATCAACAAATGGTTAAAAGGGCAGCTAAATGCCTTAGCAATTGATTCAGGCACCAAGGAACAGATTGATTCGAACCTTAAAGGATTCATGGCAACTTATGGCCGACGTCCTGTTAATCCTGTACTGATAATATCCTATGAGACTTTCCGAATGCATGCCCACGTACTGCACCAGGGTGAAGTTGGCCTCGTGTTGTGTGATGAA GGCCATAGATTAAAGAACTGTGAAAACCAGACATATCAAGCACTAATGGGGCTTAAAGCTAAGCGTCGTGTTCTGCTCTCGGGAACCCCAATCCAAAATGATCTACTGGAATATTTTTCACTGGTGCACTTTGTCAATTCCGGAATTCTTGGAACAGCTCAGGAATTCAGAAAGAAATACGAGAGGGCAATATTACGAAGCCGGGATGCCGATGCTTCTGACAAGGATCACGAAATTGGAAAGGAGAAGTTAGAAGAACTGATTGCTATAGTCAGCAG ATGCATCATAAGACGCACCAATGACATCCTGTCCAAGTATCTACCAGTGAAGATCGAGCATGTGGTGTGTTGCCCCATGACCTCCCTTCAACAGGATATGTATTTAAAGTTCATCAATTCATCAGCAGTTAAAAAACAGATCTCAG GCGTTGATGGTCGGCTCGGCAACACCGCATTAGCTGCGATCACCAGCATGAAAAAGCTGTGTAATCATCCTGATTTGCTGTGGGAGAAGGTGAAGGCACGCGAACCTGGGTATGGAGAGCTGGACAGCTTATATCCACCAGGGCATAATCCCAA ACATTTAAAGCCCGAGTTATCTGGGAAAATTGCAGTTTTGGACACGCTTCTTGCCCTGATTCGTAGCTCAAGCGATGACAAGGTTGTTCTTATTTCCAACTATACACAGACTCTTGACCTCTTCCAGCAGTTAGCCGCCCTGAGGAATTACCCATATGTTCGTCTTGATGGGTCCATGTCTATTAAAAAAAGATCAAAG ATTGTGGATAAGTTTAATGACCCGACTGGAGGAGACTTTATCTTCATGTTGAGCAGTAAAGCAGGTGGATGTGGCCTTAACCTCATTGGTGCCAACCGTCTAGTAATGTTTGACCCCGACTGGAATCCAGCCAACGATGACCAGGCCATGGCCCGAGTGTGGCGCGACGGACAAAAAAAGAAGTGCTTCATATATCGTCTTCTAGCC ACTGGAAGTATAGAAGAAAAGATCTTCCAGCGGCAAGCTCATAAAAAGGCCTTGAGCAGTTGTGTGGTAGACTGTGAAGAAGACGTCCAGCGGCATTTCTCGGTTTCCGAATTACGGGAACTTTTTATTTTTAATCAAAATACAATGTCGGATACTCACGACAA